A stretch of Brassica rapa cultivar Chiifu-401-42 chromosome A08, CAAS_Brap_v3.01, whole genome shotgun sequence DNA encodes these proteins:
- the LOC103835865 gene encoding uncharacterized protein LOC103835865 produces the protein MVKSSEIVAKLNLRSHQEGGFFYETFRDSSVILSTSHLPPTFKVDRAVSTSIYFLLPSGNVSRLHRIPMAETWHFYLGEPLTVVEIHDDGKLKFTCLGPDLIEGDQKPQYTVPPNIWFGSFPTKDFHFPHDGTLLRAEPRDSENHFSLVGCTCAPGFQFEDFELAKRSHLLSLFPQHESLITMLSYPE, from the exons ATGGTGAAGTCTTCAGAAATCGTGGCGAAGCTCAATCTCAGGTCTCATCAAGAAGGTGGTTTCTTCTATGAAACGTTCAGAGACTCTTCTGTTATCCTCTCCACCTCTCATCTCCCTCCCACCT TCAAGGTGGACAGAGCTGTGAGCACAAGTATCTACTTTTTGCTTCCATCAGGTAACGTTTCTCGTCTTCATCGCATACCCATGGCTGAAACCTGGCACTTCTATTTGGGTGAACCCCTCACT GTAGTGGAGATCCACGATGATGGGAAGTTGAAATTCACGTGTCTTGGTCCTGACCTGATTGAAGGTGACCAGAAGCCTCAGTACACTGTCCCTCCAAACATCTGGTTTGGTTCGTTTCCTACAAAGGATTTTCATTTCCCTCATGATGGGACTCTGCTTAGAGCCGAGCCTAGAGACTCGGAGAACCATTTCTCTCTTGTTGGATGCACCTGCGCTCCCGGTTTCCAGTTTGAGGACTTTGAGCTTGCCAAACGCTCTCACCTCTTATCGCTGTTTCCTCAGCATGAGTCGCTGATCACAATGCTCTCTTACCCGGAGTGA
- the LOC103835866 gene encoding uncharacterized protein LOC103835866, protein MAEDFARAVEDGLKLAKRIYLGNDRAVAAPRLAAPMERTSTVHAYLPSSPMVYAVIPDPGIVDNPDLPSYQPHVHGRCDPPALIPLQMNAIELDVDCYLDTALVTVTGTWRVHCVMGSKRCDCRIAVPMGEEHGSILGVEVEITRKSYATQLIAAQDGNELEKTTQTQSGGFLKPNIFTLTVPQVDGGTNLSIKMSWSQKLTYKEGEFFLDIPFNFPEYVTPAVKKISKREKIYLSVDAGTGTEVISKGCSHQLKEKVRNAGTLRFSYEADVLKWSNTDFSFSCTASSSNIVGGLFLQSAPVHDVDQRDVFSFYLFPGKQQKIKAFKREVVFVVDVSKSMTGKPLEDVNNAISTALSKLSPGDSFNIITFSDDTSLFSTSMELVTPDAVERGIEWMNKNFAVSDGTNMLPPLEKAVEMLSNTRGSVPMIFFVTDGSVEDERHICNVMKKRLASGGSVSPRIHTFGLGVFCNHYFLQSLANLSRGQHESVYNTDHIEERLDKLFTRALSTVLLNITIEPLQVLDEVEVCPSNIPDLTSSSPLMIYGRYRGKFPENVKANGLLGDFSSFSVELTVQSAKDMPLDKVFAKNVIDLLTAEAWFSEDKQLIEKVTKLSIQTGVPSEYTRMIQLENTEEASKQSDTGGKKKTASNGEKQKLISRTIPLQKFSIGFGDITATRENVPPGYGEQRAPDAAEKFVKAASSCCVSLCNKCCCMCCVQCCTKLNDQCVLVFTQLFTALACIACFECCTNVCCACGGED, encoded by the exons ATGGCGGAGGATTTCGCAAGGGCGGTGGAAGATGGTCTCAAACTCGCGAAACGCATTTATCTCGGAAACGACCGTGCCGTCGCGGCGCCGAGGCTAGCGGCGCCGATGGAGAGAACCTCCACGGTGCATGCCTACCTTCCTTCGTCCCCCATGGTCTACGCGGTTATACCCGACCCGGGAATCGTGGATAACCCGGACCTACCTAGCTACCAGCCTCACGTGCACGGCAGGTGCGACCCACCGGCTCTGATTCCTCTCCAGATGAACGCTATCGAGCTAGACGTCGATTGTTACCTCGACACGGCTCTTGTAACCGTCACCGGAACGTGGCGTGTCCACTGCGTCATGGGAAGCAAGAGATGTGATTGTCGTATTGCTGTTCCTATGGGAGAAGAACATGGTTCGATTCTAGGTGTAGAGGTCGAGATTACTAGAAAGTCTTACGCAACGCAACTGATCGCGGCTCAAGATGGTAACGAGTTGGAGAAAACGACGCAAACTCAAAGTGGAGGGTTCTTGAAACCAAACATATTCACTCTCACTGTACCACAG GTTGATGGAGGTACCAACCTCTCTATCAAGATGTCTTGGTCACAGAAGCTGACGTATAAGGAAGGAGAGTTCTTCCTAGACATTCCTTTTAACTTTCCTGAGTATGTGACTCCTGCTGTAAAGAAAATCTCCAAGAGGGAGAAGATTTACTTGAGTGTTGATGCCGGAACCGGAACAGAAGTTATTAGTAAAGGATGCAGTCATCAACTTAAG GAGAAAGTGAGGAATGCTGGGACGTTGAGGTTTTCATATGAAGCAGATGTTTTGAAATGGTCAAATACAGACTTTAGCTTTTCTTGCACG GCCTCTTCAAGTAATATAGTTGGTGGACTTTTTCTTCAATCTGCGCCAGTTCACGATGTAGATCAGAGAGATGTATTCTCATTCTACCTTTTCCCAGGAAAGCAGCAAAAAATTAAG GCATTCAAGAGGGAAGTTGTGTTTGTTGTTGATGTAAGTAAAAGCATGACTGGTAAACCTCTAGAGGATGTAAACAACGCGATATCTACAGCTCTATCTAAGCTTAGTCCTGGAGATTCCTTTAACATCATCACTTTCAGCGATGATACTTCTCTGTTTTCGACCTCGATGGAGTTGGTTACTCCAGATGCTGTTGAAAGAGGCATTGAGTGGATGAACAAGAACTTTGCTGTCTCTGATGGTACAAACATGCTCCCTCCTCTAGAGAAG GCTGTGGAAATGCTTTCGAATACACGTGGCTCGGTTCCTATGATCTTCTTTGTAACAGATGGGTCTGTTGAAGATGAGAGACACATATGTAATGTAATGAAGAAACGTCTTGCTAGTGGTGGATCAGTGTCTCCACGGATACACACTTTTGGGCTAG GTGTATTCTGTAATCACTACTTCCTGCAATCGCTTGCAAATCTATCTAGGGGCCAACACGAATCAGTTTATAATACAG ATCATATCGAGGAACGGTTAGACAAATTGTTTACAAGGGCTTTATCCACTGTTCTTTTGAATATAACGATTGAGCCTCTGCAGGTTCTTGATGAAGTTGAG GTATGCCCTTCAAACATTCCTGATCTAACGTCTTCAAGTCCGTTGATGATATATGGGAGATACAGAGGAAAGTTCCCTGAGAATGTGAAAGCCAATGGTCTGCTAGGAGATTTTAGCAGCTTTTCTGTGGAGTTGACTGTACAAAGTGCAAAAGACATGCCTCTTGATAAA GTGTTTGCAAAGAATGTGATTGACTTGCTTACTGCTGAGGCATGGTTCTCGGAAGACAAACAGCTAATAGAAAAG gTTACTAAACTAAGCATCCAAACCGGTGTACCATCTGAGTATACTAGAATGATCCAACTGGAGAACACAGAAGAAGCATCAAAACAAAGTGACACTGGAGGAAAGAAAAAG ACAGCGAGCAACGGCGAGAAACAAAAGCTGATATCAAGAACAATCCCACTGCAAAAATTTAGTATAGGCTTTGGTGATATAACAGCTACAAGAGAGAATGTTCCACCAGGATATGGAGAGCAGAGAGCACCTGATGCTGCTGAGAAGTTCGTGAAGGCTGCCTCGAGCTGTTGTGTCTCATTGTGCAACAAATGTTGCTGCATGTGTTGTGTCCAATGCTGCACCAAGCTCAATGATCAATGTGTCCTTGTCTTCACACAGCTTTTCACAGCGCTTGCTTGCATCGCCTGCTTTGAATGTTGCACAAATGTTTGTTGTGCATGTGGTGGAGAAGACTAG
- the LOC103835869 gene encoding two-component response regulator ARR7: MAVGEVMRMEVPTGGDLTVSSPDLHVLAVDDSIVDRKVIERLLRISSCKVTTVESGTRALQYLGLDGNTGDSDLKDLKVNLIVTDYSMPGLTGYDLLKKIKESSTFREIPVVIMSSENILTRIEQCLKEGAEDFLLKPVKLADVKRIKQLIMRNEAEDHRTLSHSNKRKLGEDVDTSPSSSHDYSSVKDFPSSKRMKSESDIFSPFI; this comes from the exons ATGGCTGTTGGTGAGGTCATGAGGATGGAGGTTCCCACCGGTGGAGATCTGACTGTTAGTTCGCCTGACCTACATGTTCTAGCTGTCGACGATAGTATTGTGGATCGTAAGGTCATCGAGAGGTTGCTAAGAATCTCTTCTTGCAAAG TGACGACTGTAGAGAGTGGGACTAGGGCTTTGCAGTATCTTGGCTTAGATGGAAACACAGGAGATTCTGATCTTAAG GATTTGAAGGTGAATTTGATAGTGACTGATTACTCAATGCCAGGACTAACAGGATATGATCTTCTCAAGAAGATTAag GAATCTTCTACATTCAGAGAAATACCTGTAGTGATCATGTCATCTGAGAACATCTTAACTCGTATAGAACA ATGTTTGAAGGAAGGAGCAGAGGATTTCCTTTTAAAACCGGTGAAGCTTGCAGATGTAAAGCGAATAAAACAACTTATAATGAGAAATGAAGCAGAAGACCACAGAACCTTGAGCCATTCTAACAAGAGAAAGCTTGGAGAAGATGTTGATACATCACCATCATCAAGTCATGATTATTCCTCTGTCAAGGACTTTCCATCTTCAAAACGAATGAAGTCAGAATCtgacattttttctccttttatttga